A DNA window from Anastrepha ludens isolate Willacy chromosome 6, idAnaLude1.1, whole genome shotgun sequence contains the following coding sequences:
- the LOC128868024 gene encoding uncharacterized protein LOC128868024, whose amino-acid sequence MFSATQQVLKNRRRMSILATLQREIADRKSYQDEFAVVKEQKIRLHNFLEELQVEEDKIQSKICEIGENINKLEQAIKGDKDTPKN is encoded by the exons ATGTTTTCCGCAACTCAACAAGTTCTGAAAAATCGCCGACGAATGTCTATTTTAGCAACGCTACA gcGTGAGATTGCAGATAGAAAATCGTATCAAGATGAATTTGCTGTTGTCAAAGAG CAAAAAATAAGATTGCACAATTTTTTGGAAGAATTACAAGTGGAAGAGGACAAGATTCAAAGCAAAATTTGTGAAATAGgagaaaacataaacaaattggaACAAGCCATAAAAGGCGATAAGGATACACCTAAAAATTAA